Proteins co-encoded in one Fusarium musae strain F31 chromosome 3, whole genome shotgun sequence genomic window:
- the OLE1 gene encoding stearoyl-CoA 9-desaturase (EggNog:ENOG41): MATATAAGKNAQPFPDGTKDYVPLRAGGAKKDINKVHIADTPMTWSNWPQHINWLNTTLVIFVPLAGFISAYWVPLQLKTALWAVFYYVHTGLGITAGYHRLWSHSAYKGTTPLKIYLAAVGAGAVQGSIRWWSYGHRVHHRYTDTDKDPYSVRKGLMYSHMGWMILKQNPKRQGRTDITDLNEDAVVVWQHKNYIKCVLFMALAFPALVAGLGWGDWWGGLVYAGILRVCFVQQATFCVNSLAHWLGDQPFDDRNSPRDHVITALVTLGEGYHNFHHEFPSDYRNAIEWWQYDPTKWSIWCWKQLGLAYELKEFRANEIEKGRVQQLQKKLDQKRATLDWGIPLEQLPVVDWDDFVAQAKAGKGLVAIAGVIHDVTDFIKDHPGGKALINSAIGKDATAIFNGGVYLHSNAAHNLLSTMRVGVLRGGCEVEIWKRAQFENKDITYMNDSAGQRIIRAGSQVTKIVQPAASADAA; the protein is encoded by the exons ATGGCGACAGCTACTGCTGCGGGCAAGAATGCCCAGCCATTCCCTGATGGCACCAAGGACTATGTTCCTCTCCGCGCTGGCGGTGCCAAGAAGGATATCAACAAGGTCCATATTGCCGACACTCCCATGACCTGGAGCAACTGGCCTCAGCACATCAACTGGCTCAACACCACGTTGGTTATCTTCGTTCCCTTGGCCGGATTCATCTCCGCCTACTGGGTTCCTCTCCAGCTCAAGACTGCTCTCTGGGCTGTCTTCTACTATGTTCACACTGGTCTCGGCATCACTGCTG GTTATCATCGACTTTGGTCTCACTCTGCCTACAAGGGTACTACCCCTCTCAAGATCTATCTCGCTGCTGTCGGTGCTGGCGCCGTTCAGGGTTCCATCCGATGGTGGTCATATGGTCACCGTGTTCACCACCGTTATACCGATACCGACAAGGACCCCTACTCCGTCCGCAAGGGTCTCATGTACTCCCACATGGGCTGGATGATCCTCAAGCAGAACCCTAAGCGACAAGGCCGTACCGATATCACCGATCTCAACGAGGACGCCGTCGTTGTCTGGCAACACAAGAACTACATCAAGTGCGTTCTCTTCATGGCTCTCGCTTTCCCTGCTCTCGTCGCTGGTCTGGGCTGGGGTGACTGGTGGGGTGGTCTCGTTTACGCTGGTATCCTCCGTGTTTGCTTCGTCCAGCAGGCCACCTTCTGTGTCAACTCTCTTGCCCACTGGCTCGGTGACCAGCCTTTTGATGACCGCAACTCGCCCCGTGACCACGTCATCACTGCTCTCGTCACGCTTGGTGAGGGGTACCACAACTTCCACCACGAGTTCCCTTCGGATTACCGCAACGCTATTGAGTGGTGGCAGTACGACCCTACCAAGTGGAGCATCTGGTGCTGGAAGCAGCTTGGTCTTGCTTATGAGCTGAAGGAGTTCCGTGCCAAcgagattgagaagggcCGTGTCCAGCAGctccagaagaagcttgaccaGAAGCGTGCCACCCTCGACTGGGGTATTCCTCTGGAGCAGCTCCCCGTTGTTGACTGGGACGACTTCGTCGCCCAGGCCAAGGCTGGAAAGGGTCTCGTTGCCATTGCCGGTGTTATCCACGACGTTACcgacttcatcaaggacCACCCCGGTGGCAAGGCCCTCATCAACTCCGCCATCGGAAAGGACGCTACCGCTATCTTCAACGGTGGTGTCTACCTCCACTCCAACGCTGCCCACAACCTTCTGTCTACCATGCGTGTTGGTGTCCTCCGCGGTGGTTGCGAGGTTGAGATCTGGAAGCGTGCTCAGTTCGAGAACAAGGATATTACCTACATGAACGACTCTGCCGGTCAACGCATCATCCGTGCTGGCTCTCAGGTCACCAAGATTGTCCAGCCCGCTGCCAGCGCCGATGCTGCTTAA